One segment of Carya illinoinensis cultivar Pawnee chromosome 13, C.illinoinensisPawnee_v1, whole genome shotgun sequence DNA contains the following:
- the LOC122292740 gene encoding beta-glucosidase BoGH3B-like: MVLGRARMTGKQWVPTTINYLTFSLSIRTRTSPTPRFVRPLKYQFTGEAELSEMSKVEGMDCVYRDPRAPVEARIKDVLSRMTLQEKVGQMTQIERGVATPDAIKDLSIGSILSAAASGPFAKAVSSDWADMVDGFQKSALESRLGIPLIYGIDAVHGNNSVYGATIFPHNVGLGATRDADLARRIGEATALEVRASGIHYTFAPCVAVCRDPRWGRSYESYSEDTEIVRKMTSIVTGLQGQPPCEHPKGYPFVAGRNNVIACAKHFVGDGGTDRGINEGDTISSYEDLERIHMAPYLDCISQGVSTVMASFSSWNGHKLHAHRFLLTEILKDKLGFKGFVISDWEGLDRLSKPHGSKYRYCISTAVNAGIDMVMVPLRYKLFMEDLIFLVESGEIPITRIDDAVERILRVKFAAGLFEFPFTDRSLLDKVGCKLHRDLAREAVRKSLVLLKNGKDPNRPFLPLDKNAKTILVAGTHADDLGYQCGGWTETWYGGSGRITIGTTILDAIKEAVGDESEVIYEQYPSAATLARRDISFAIVAVGEEAYVETPGDNSELEIPLFGDDIVSAVADNIPTLMILVSGRPLVLEPGLLERIDALSVAWLPGSEAGGIADVVFGDHDFIGRLPLTWFKQVEQLPLHVGVNSYDPLFPLGFGLTYNKEKSPN, encoded by the exons ATGGTTTTGGGAAGAGCAAGAATGACCGGTAAGCAGTGGGTCCCAACCACCATTAACTACCTGACTTTCTCACTAAGTATAAGGACACGGACATCTCCGACGCCACGATTCGTGCGTCCTCTCAAGTATCAGTTCACTGGTGAGGCTGAATTATCAGAAATGAGCAAAGTAGAGGGCATGGATTGCGTTTACAGAGACCCCAGAGCACCAGTAGAGGCTCGTATCAAAGACGTACTTTCTCGAATGACATTGCAAGAGAAGGTCGGTCAGATGACCCAGATTGAGCGCGGTGTCGCCACCCCCGACGCGATCAAAGACCTCTCCATCG GGAGTATACTGAGTGCTGCTGCGTCTGGACCCTTTGCGAAAGCAGTGTCGTCTGATTGGGCTGATATGGTTGATGGGTTTCAGAAGTCTGCGCTGGAGTCACGACTCGGGATACCTCTAATATACGGTATTGATGCTGTTCATGGGAACAATAGTGTCTATGGTGCCACTATATTTCCTCACAATGTTGGCCTCGGAGCTACCAG GGATGCTGATTTGGCTCGAAGGATTGGGGAAGCAACGGCCCTTGAAGTCAGGGCAAGCGGCATTCACTATACTTTTGCTCCTTGTGTGGCT GTATGCAGAGATCCCCGATGGGGGAGAAGCTACGAGAGTTACAGTGAAGACACTGAAATTGTTAGAAAGATGACTTCCATTGTCACAGGTTTGCAGGGCCAGCCACCCTGCGAACACCCAAAAGGCTACCCTTTTGTGGCTGGGAG AAACAATGTTATTGCTTGCGCAAAACATTTTGTCGGAGATGGGGGTACGGACAGGGGAATAAATGAGGGAGATACCATATCATCATATGAGGACCTAGAGAGGATCCATATGGCACCTTATCTGGACTGCATTTCTCAGGGAGTTTCCACTGTTATGGCATCCTTTTCTAGCTGGAATGGGCACAAACTTCATGCCCATCGTTTTCTCCTTAcagaaatattaaaagataagcTAGGTTTTAAG GGTTTTGTAATTTCTGACTGGGAAGGACTTGACAGACTAAGTAAACCTCATGGCTCAAAGTACCGTTACTGCATTTCCACTGCTGTTAATGCAGGAATAGATATG GTAATGGTGCCTTTGAGATACAAACTATTCATGGAGGATTTGATATTTCTGGTTGAATCAGGGGAGATACCGATTACCAGGATTGATGATGCAGTTGAACGAATTCTTAGAGTGAAGTTTGCTGCCGGTCTTTTTGAATTTCCTTTCACAGATAGATCTTTGCTTGATAAAGTTGGTTGCAAG TTGCATCGAGATCTAGCACGTGAAGCAGTCCGCAAGTCCTTGGtccttttgaaaaatggaaaggATCCTAACAGACCTTTTCTTCCTTTAgacaaaaatgctaaaacaattCTTGTTGCTGGAACACATGCTGATGATCTTGGATATCAGTGTGGGGGGTGGACAGAAACTTGGTATGGAGGCAGTGGAAGGATTACAATCG GCACAACCATCTTGGATGCCATCAAAGAAGCAGTAGGAGATGAATCGGAGGTAATTTATGAGCAATATCCATCAGCAGCCACTTTAGCACGTCGGGACATATCTTTTGCCATTGTAGCTGTTGGTGAAGAAGCCTATGTAGAGACCCCTGGTGATAATTCAGAGCTCGAAATCCCCTTGTTTGGAGACGACATAGTGAGTGCAGTCGCTGACAACATCCCCACATTGATGATTTTAGTATCTGGAAGACCCTTAGTTTTGGAGCCAGGGCTTTTGGAAAGGATAGATGCTCTAAGTGTTGCTTGGCTGCCTGGAAGTGAAGCCGGAGGAATTGCTGATGTTGTCTTTGGGGATCATGACTTCATAGGCCGACTACCACTAACATGGTTTAAACAAGTTGAACAACTGCCTTTGCATGTCGGAGTCAATTCATATGATCCTTTATTCCCCCTGGGCTTTGGTTTGACGTACAATAAGGAAAAATCTCCAAACTGA
- the LOC122292260 gene encoding transcription factor DIVARICATA isoform X2: MKWEMEILSPATYISNANWLLEESKSTKWTPAENKMFENALAVYDKESPDRWPKVAAMIPGKTVSDVMRQYEELVADINNIEAGLVTIPGYAASPFTLDGVNSNVYDGFRQSYGIGGKRSSSARSAEQERKKGVPWTEEEHKLIFGLIFRRLFLMGLKKYGKGDWRNISRNFVITRTPTQVASHAQKYFIRQLSGGKDKRRASIHDITTVSIVDMKMPSPDSKRPSSPEHSTVLHPHHQQQQQQRNSAAATPRTPFQWNQSNGGATMAFNTTHGNVFMTSPYGIVSSYGQKMQGHNLPRGVSHESYMGAPNMVFQMHSAQHYPHG, encoded by the exons ATGAAGTGGGAAATGGAAATTCTCTCCCCTGCTACCTATATATCGAACGCGAATTGGCTTCTTGAGGAAAGCAAGAGTACGAAATGGACTCCTGCCGAGAACAAGATGTTCGAAAACGCGCTAGCGGTGTACGATAAGGAATCCCCGGACAGATGGCCCAAAGTGGCGGCGATGATCCCTGGAAAGACAGTTTCGGATGTGATGAGGCAGTACGAGGAATTGGTGGCTGATATTAACAACATAGAGGCAGGGCTGGTGACGATTCCAGGATATGCCGCCTCCCCATTCACATTAGATGGGGTGAACAGTAAtgtctatgatgggtttaggcaATCTTACGGCATCGGCGGAAAGAGGTCTTCGTCGGCTCGGTCTGCCGAGCAGGAGAGAAAGAAAGGGGTTCCATGGACAGAGGAGGAGCATAA GTTAATCTTTGGTCTCATCTTCCGTAGATTGTTTCTGATGGGGCTGAAGAAGTATGGCAAAGGAGACTGGAGAAATATCTCGCGCAATTTCGTTATTACTAGGACACCGACACAAGTGGCCAGCCATGCTCAGAAGTACTTCATCAGGCAGCTTTCGGGAGGGAAAGACAAGCGGAGAGCTAGCATCCATGACATAACTACCGTCAGTATCGTTGACATGAAAATGCCTTCACCGGACAGTAAAAGACCCTCTTCCCCTGAGCACTCGACGGTGCTTCACCCCCACCACCAGCAACAACAGCAGCAGAGAAATTCCGCAGCAGCCACGCCCCGAACACCTTTTCAATGGAATCAGTCCAATGGGGGAGCAACCATGGCTTTCAACACAACACATGGGAATGTGTTCATGACCTCTCCATATGGGATTGTTAGCTCTTATGGCCAAAAAATGCAGGGTCACAATCTGCCAAGAGGTGTTTCCCATGAATCTTACATGGGAGCTCCAAATATGGTCTTCCAAATGCATTCTGCACAGCACTACCCCCATGGATGA
- the LOC122292260 gene encoding transcription factor DIVARICATA isoform X1: MKWEMEILSPATYISNANWLLEESKSTKWTPAENKMFENALAVYDKESPDRWPKVAAMIPGKTVSDVMRQYEELVADINNIEAGLVTIPGYAASPFTLDGVNSNVYDGFRQSYGIGGKRSSSARSAEQERKKGVPWTEEEHNFILFQVVCYVFRLIFGLIFRRLFLMGLKKYGKGDWRNISRNFVITRTPTQVASHAQKYFIRQLSGGKDKRRASIHDITTVSIVDMKMPSPDSKRPSSPEHSTVLHPHHQQQQQQRNSAAATPRTPFQWNQSNGGATMAFNTTHGNVFMTSPYGIVSSYGQKMQGHNLPRGVSHESYMGAPNMVFQMHSAQHYPHG; this comes from the exons ATGAAGTGGGAAATGGAAATTCTCTCCCCTGCTACCTATATATCGAACGCGAATTGGCTTCTTGAGGAAAGCAAGAGTACGAAATGGACTCCTGCCGAGAACAAGATGTTCGAAAACGCGCTAGCGGTGTACGATAAGGAATCCCCGGACAGATGGCCCAAAGTGGCGGCGATGATCCCTGGAAAGACAGTTTCGGATGTGATGAGGCAGTACGAGGAATTGGTGGCTGATATTAACAACATAGAGGCAGGGCTGGTGACGATTCCAGGATATGCCGCCTCCCCATTCACATTAGATGGGGTGAACAGTAAtgtctatgatgggtttaggcaATCTTACGGCATCGGCGGAAAGAGGTCTTCGTCGGCTCGGTCTGCCGAGCAGGAGAGAAAGAAAGGGGTTCCATGGACAGAGGAGGAGCATAA TTTTATTCTCTTTCAGGTAGTTTGCTATGTATTCAGGTTAATCTTTGGTCTCATCTTCCGTAGATTGTTTCTGATGGGGCTGAAGAAGTATGGCAAAGGAGACTGGAGAAATATCTCGCGCAATTTCGTTATTACTAGGACACCGACACAAGTGGCCAGCCATGCTCAGAAGTACTTCATCAGGCAGCTTTCGGGAGGGAAAGACAAGCGGAGAGCTAGCATCCATGACATAACTACCGTCAGTATCGTTGACATGAAAATGCCTTCACCGGACAGTAAAAGACCCTCTTCCCCTGAGCACTCGACGGTGCTTCACCCCCACCACCAGCAACAACAGCAGCAGAGAAATTCCGCAGCAGCCACGCCCCGAACACCTTTTCAATGGAATCAGTCCAATGGGGGAGCAACCATGGCTTTCAACACAACACATGGGAATGTGTTCATGACCTCTCCATATGGGATTGTTAGCTCTTATGGCCAAAAAATGCAGGGTCACAATCTGCCAAGAGGTGTTTCCCATGAATCTTACATGGGAGCTCCAAATATGGTCTTCCAAATGCATTCTGCACAGCACTACCCCCATGGATGA
- the LOC122292260 gene encoding transcription factor DIVARICATA isoform X3: protein MKWEMEILSPATYISNANWLLEESKSTKWTPAENKMFENALAVYDKESPDRWPKVAAMIPGKTVSDVMRQYEELVADINNIEAGLVTIPGYAASPFTLDGVNSNVYDGFRQSYGIGGKRSSSARSAEQERKKGVPWTEEEHKLFLMGLKKYGKGDWRNISRNFVITRTPTQVASHAQKYFIRQLSGGKDKRRASIHDITTVSIVDMKMPSPDSKRPSSPEHSTVLHPHHQQQQQQRNSAAATPRTPFQWNQSNGGATMAFNTTHGNVFMTSPYGIVSSYGQKMQGHNLPRGVSHESYMGAPNMVFQMHSAQHYPHG from the exons ATGAAGTGGGAAATGGAAATTCTCTCCCCTGCTACCTATATATCGAACGCGAATTGGCTTCTTGAGGAAAGCAAGAGTACGAAATGGACTCCTGCCGAGAACAAGATGTTCGAAAACGCGCTAGCGGTGTACGATAAGGAATCCCCGGACAGATGGCCCAAAGTGGCGGCGATGATCCCTGGAAAGACAGTTTCGGATGTGATGAGGCAGTACGAGGAATTGGTGGCTGATATTAACAACATAGAGGCAGGGCTGGTGACGATTCCAGGATATGCCGCCTCCCCATTCACATTAGATGGGGTGAACAGTAAtgtctatgatgggtttaggcaATCTTACGGCATCGGCGGAAAGAGGTCTTCGTCGGCTCGGTCTGCCGAGCAGGAGAGAAAGAAAGGGGTTCCATGGACAGAGGAGGAGCATAA ATTGTTTCTGATGGGGCTGAAGAAGTATGGCAAAGGAGACTGGAGAAATATCTCGCGCAATTTCGTTATTACTAGGACACCGACACAAGTGGCCAGCCATGCTCAGAAGTACTTCATCAGGCAGCTTTCGGGAGGGAAAGACAAGCGGAGAGCTAGCATCCATGACATAACTACCGTCAGTATCGTTGACATGAAAATGCCTTCACCGGACAGTAAAAGACCCTCTTCCCCTGAGCACTCGACGGTGCTTCACCCCCACCACCAGCAACAACAGCAGCAGAGAAATTCCGCAGCAGCCACGCCCCGAACACCTTTTCAATGGAATCAGTCCAATGGGGGAGCAACCATGGCTTTCAACACAACACATGGGAATGTGTTCATGACCTCTCCATATGGGATTGTTAGCTCTTATGGCCAAAAAATGCAGGGTCACAATCTGCCAAGAGGTGTTTCCCATGAATCTTACATGGGAGCTCCAAATATGGTCTTCCAAATGCATTCTGCACAGCACTACCCCCATGGATGA